The genomic window GTTCAACGGATCCATATCGTGCAAACGACGGTAACAGACGTTGCGTTCGGCCAACATGCCAAGCTTGTCGTAGGCATCGCCCATAATGCGCTGGGCAGCCAGGTTGAACGGATCCATCACAATGATGCGTTCACATTCCTCGACGCAAGGTTCGTAGGCTTCCAGCTGAATAAGAATCTTCGCGCGAACGAGCCTTGCCGAAATATCATTCGGGTACAGCGTGAGACCGCCATCGACTCTCTGCAGAGCCTTGTCCAGCTCACCCGCCACACGTTCGAGATCTGCAAGCCAAGCAAACACCATGGAGTTGGTGTTTTTCTTGCCAACAGACTTTCTAAGTGATTCCAACGTTACCGCCATAAACACCTCTTAGAGCAAAATTGCTTCGTCCGCCAAAAGAACGGGAATTCCTTCGCGAACCGGATACACCCTGGAATTGTCTTCGGTAGTAAGAGCCTCGGCCAGAGGTTCCGTCACCTTTTCACCGGCAACGTTTTTCAACGTGCCTGCAGAAATCGCCTGATTCAAAGCGGCCAAGCATTCGTCGGACGCCAATTTCAGCTTACCCCTCGTTTCGGGGCAGCAAAGAATATCCAAAAGATTTGTATCGAACATAAAACCTTAATAATCAAATACTTACACAAAAAATAACATCATTTTTGTGTAATGTGTAAAGAAAATGTAGGTATTTTATGTTTTAGTGCAGATATTTGAGGTTAACAAGGGCGTAATTGCCCTCTTTTCCGTTACCAATCAGCAAAAACACACGCAATCCGAGGTTGTCGAGCCACTTGATGTCGAAATCTTCGCGATAACCGGAGAAATTGGACACCACCAGAAGTTCGCGGCAGCCGGTGCGGTTGCAAATCGATTCCATCTCGGAAAGGGGACCTAAAAGATGCTGACGGTTCTCTTCGCTGATTTTTTCGGGTTCAGAACTCACGCAACCCAGGATTTCGATTCCGGGAATCACGTTGTAGCTATCGAACCAGTTGCTAAGGGAATCTTCGCGACCGCCAAGCAAAATAGAGCGGTGGCGTTTCTTCGCGAAAATGCGGTAGAAATAGTTTATCCAAAATGCCACGCGACGCCATACAAAAAGCGCAATGGGAATCACCAGACAAGTTGAAACCACAACAGCAATCCACTGATAATTGTAGGGCAATATACTGATTTCGTCGTTAACAATCGGCGTCTGGGTAAAGTAGCGGAAAGCCGCATAGCCCCCCACCGTAAGCATATTCAAGGGGACCAAATAACGAAGGAACTTTTCACCCTTCAAGCTAGAAACCGTGTATTCCCCGCGGAAGATGAGGAAAACCATGTTCAAGACAGCGACCAAGCCAACAAGCCACCAGTCTTCGAACTGCGACACGCTCAACATGGAATGCTTTACGACTACGGAATAGTCGATGCAATCCAAGGCGGCATCGCCGCTAAGCCCCATCTTGGCGCAAGAACGGGCAATGGAATCGCCGCGGCCCAGGAATATAAATGCCCAGATGGCAATAACGCCCAAATCCAGGAACATCTTCCAGAACTTCGGAATGAGCCTCGAGAACATTCCAACGAATGCCGCAAAAAGAATACCGAAAGACACCAGGAAATTCGGAACAAAGTAAAGGTCCTTGTGCTTTTTCACAAAGATCAACATGGCCTTGTAGAAGTCAACATAAGAACCCCAGCGGCGCGTACGGCAGCTCTGGCCCTTGAAATGCAGAATGTTGGTCGAAGGCGTGTAGTAGTTCTTGCGCCCCGCGGCCTTTGTCCTGAAGCAAAGATCCAAGTCTTCGCCGTACATAAAGAAGTCTTCGTCAAAGCCCTTCAGCTGTTCGTACAGGTCCCGCTTCATGCAGAAGAATGAACCACTGACCGCATCCACTTCGGTAACGGCATCGGGATCGGCGTAGGTCATGTTGTAGCTAGCCAGCAGCTTGCTCTTCGGGAACAAGGCGGCAAGACCGATTGTCTTCGAAACTGCAGAAATAATTGTCGGAAACGAACGACGGCAAGCCCACTGGATAGAACCGTCTTCGTTCAAGATGCGGCAGCCCACCGTACCCGCTTCCGGATGTTCTTCCATAAAGTCCAGCACCTGCTTAAAGGAATCGCGGGACACCACCGTATCGGGGTTGATAAAAAACAAGTACGGTTTCGTAGCCTGCTTTTCGGCGAGATTACAGCCCTTGCCAAAGCCCAAGTTTTCCTTGGAATCGAGCCAAAGAACTTCGGGGAAATAGGCCTTGATTTCAGGCAGAATCGGCGATTCGGATCCATTATCCAGAACAATAATCTGTGCATCCACATTTTCGCACGCATCGCGCACGGACTTTAGACATGCCGGGATAAAGTCACAAGAATTATAAGCGATGATGATAATGGAGCAAGAGTACATGGAAGTAGACAGTAGGAAGTGGGAAATTATGCGAGTCCTAGGCGGAGTTTAAGAACCAGGAAGAACGCTTCGGAAATAATGCCGCCGCTCATCTTGGAGGTGCCGCGGGTACGGTCCGTAAAGATGATGGGAATTTCCTTGACACGCAACCCCTTCTTCCAAATCTTGAAGGTGGTCTCGATCTGGAAGCAATAACCGTCACTCTTCATCTTGTCTAAGTTCAAGGCCTGCAACGCTTCGCGGCGAAAGCACTTGAAACCGCCCGTGGCATCGCTAATCGGGAGCCCCGTCACAATGCGGGTGTAAACATTTGCACCGTAGCTGAGAATCAGGCGACGCAAGTCCCAGTTAACCACGCTAATGCGGTGATTCTGGTAGCGGCTACCGAGTACGAGGTCAGCATCTTCGGCAGTTTCCAAAAAACGATTCAAGTCCGTAGGAGCATGGCTAAAGTCGGCATCCATTTCGAAAACGCGTTCATAGTCGCGTTCAAGAGCCCACTTAAAGCCGGTCACATAAGCAGAACCGAGCCCCATCTTGCCCTTACGGCGGATTAGGTGAACTCGTGGATTCTTCTTGGTTTCTTCTTCGACCATGTCACCCGTACCATCGGGACTGCCATCGTCGACCACCAAGATTTCCAGACATTCGTTCTGTTCCAAAATAGCCGACATAATGAGCATGATATTTTCTTTCTCATTATAAGTCGGAACAATTACAAGACTTTTAGGATACGCCATAAACCAACTTTCTCCTAACTCAAATCTACAATTTCACGAATCGATTCGGCCACCGGATAGCTCTGCTTTTTGCTTCCGTTCATCATTTCGCCCAAAAGGCCCAGAGAAATAAACTGAACCCCCATCACCAACGAGAATCCACCCGCCAAAAGGAGCGGACGCACGTGGAGAGCACCTGTCTGGAACCATTCGTAGCCGAAGTAACCCGAAATGCCGAAACCGACGAGCATAAAGATGAGGCCCAGAAGTCCAAAGAAATGGAGCGGCTTCGAAGCAAAGCTGCGCATGAACATCAGGGACACCAAATCCAGGAACCCAGACACCAAACGAGACACGCCATACTTAGACACGCCATGAATGCGGGCACGGTGTGCGACCGGCATTTCGGTAATGCGGAAGCCCTGCCACTTGGCCATCACGGGAATAAAGCGGTGATAGTCACCGTACAGGTGAATAAAGCGCACTACGGAACTACGGTAAGCCTTGATGCCGCAGTTAAAGTCATGCAGGCGCTGGCCACACACAATCGAGACCGTCAGGTTGAAAAGCTTGGAGGGCCAAGTCTTATGCCAAGGATCCAGACGACGGATTTTCCAACCCGAAACCAGGTCGTAGCCATCATCCAGAATTTTGATCATCTTCGGAATTTCAAGCGGATCATCTTGAAGATCGCCGTCCAGAGTCGCCACATACTTGCCGCGAGCCTTGGAAAAGCCGAAGGCAAGTCCAGCGGCCTTTCCACAGTTGAACTGGAAGCGGAATG from Fibrobacter sp. UWB15 includes these protein-coding regions:
- a CDS encoding Trm112 family protein yields the protein MFDTNLLDILCCPETRGKLKLASDECLAALNQAISAGTLKNVAGEKVTEPLAEALTTEDNSRVYPVREGIPVLLADEAILL
- a CDS encoding glycosyltransferase family 2 protein codes for the protein MYSCSIIIIAYNSCDFIPACLKSVRDACENVDAQIIVLDNGSESPILPEIKAYFPEVLWLDSKENLGFGKGCNLAEKQATKPYLFFINPDTVVSRDSFKQVLDFMEEHPEAGTVGCRILNEDGSIQWACRRSFPTIISAVSKTIGLAALFPKSKLLASYNMTYADPDAVTEVDAVSGSFFCMKRDLYEQLKGFDEDFFMYGEDLDLCFRTKAAGRKNYYTPSTNILHFKGQSCRTRRWGSYVDFYKAMLIFVKKHKDLYFVPNFLVSFGILFAAFVGMFSRLIPKFWKMFLDLGVIAIWAFIFLGRGDSIARSCAKMGLSGDAALDCIDYSVVVKHSMLSVSQFEDWWLVGLVAVLNMVFLIFRGEYTVSSLKGEKFLRYLVPLNMLTVGGYAAFRYFTQTPIVNDEISILPYNYQWIAVVVSTCLVIPIALFVWRRVAFWINYFYRIFAKKRHRSILLGGREDSLSNWFDSYNVIPGIEILGCVSSEPEKISEENRQHLLGPLSEMESICNRTGCRELLVVSNFSGYREDFDIKWLDNLGLRVFLLIGNGKEGNYALVNLKYLH
- a CDS encoding polyprenol monophosphomannose synthase, which produces MAYPKSLVIVPTYNEKENIMLIMSAILEQNECLEILVVDDGSPDGTGDMVEEETKKNPRVHLIRRKGKMGLGSAYVTGFKWALERDYERVFEMDADFSHAPTDLNRFLETAEDADLVLGSRYQNHRISVVNWDLRRLILSYGANVYTRIVTGLPISDATGGFKCFRREALQALNLDKMKSDGYCFQIETTFKIWKKGLRVKEIPIIFTDRTRGTSKMSGGIISEAFFLVLKLRLGLA
- a CDS encoding glycosyltransferase family 2 protein translates to MDLSLVIPVKEESENLPELFKEIVAAIEPTGFTYEVILIDDGSRDNTWEVVESLSKEYTFIRAFRFQFNCGKAAGLAFGFSKARGKYVATLDGDLQDDPLEIPKMIKILDDGYDLVSGWKIRRLDPWHKTWPSKLFNLTVSIVCGQRLHDFNCGIKAYRSSVVRFIHLYGDYHRFIPVMAKWQGFRITEMPVAHRARIHGVSKYGVSRLVSGFLDLVSLMFMRSFASKPLHFFGLLGLIFMLVGFGISGYFGYEWFQTGALHVRPLLLAGGFSLVMGVQFISLGLLGEMMNGSKKQSYPVAESIREIVDLS